The Humulus lupulus chromosome 4, drHumLupu1.1, whole genome shotgun sequence genome has a window encoding:
- the LOC133831972 gene encoding uncharacterized protein LOC133831972: MAVFEGFIKRVWGHLGIVQISRMTLGLTLVKFNDEATRDHVLENGVLQFDRKPVIMRPWTADLSAIRLIRSVSLWIRLHDLGLQYWGSKCISALVSTIGKPLLVDKFTKDRSRVQFARVLVEMEITYNPPHSFQFINEHGQVVEQGIEYEWLPTKCKSCSGFGHTMADCRKEHKIEALDKGKGDPSLSVETNPGLKQHRDVKWLTPKRVSSQRQGQGAGSSSMAVAVHHQKNQGLNKVNKQGYVQEVFKKNNIGISGLLETKLRGKILGEFMEHKFPNWEFYSSLVTEGRLLILWRKGIARLSILEDTPQLVHCQVNWVGHQEVFFVSFVYGFNSVENRRSLWQDLTRISGSVKAWLVLGDFNAPFSGGDRSGGSVISSSELADSIDWKNNAKTEAIKSIGSFFTWTNNQAGLARIYSKIDHAFINEEWLDKFPQCMAVFQWEVVSDHCSCLISNFPLKLMGTKLFRFFNFWVNHPDFNHLVMESWRVPVLATGLKAIFIRLIRLKHQLKKLNRDRFGDIGACYQSALERKADNSIVSVINEQGLLVDNGKEVVDHFVKHFQNHLGSSSSATGIVNQHSIATGSKLSVDQQLYLLNPFTVKEIRAALFNIPSTKSPGPDGYGSGFFKPMWKDIGQDICSAIQHGFSSGQFPKDLHETTLSLIPKVVNPARASDYIPIACCSTLYKVMAKLLCSRLAVVLPSLIQSNQGVFVRGRCIAHNIMILQDLIKNYGRALTSPRCAIKIDLSKAYDTVDW; the protein is encoded by the exons ATGGCAGTGTTTGAAGGCTTCATCAAGAGGGTTTGGGGTCATCTTGGGATTGTCCAAATTTCCAGGATGACTCTGGGGCTTACCTTGGTGAAATTTAATGATGAAGCAACAAGAGACCATGTACTTGAGAATGGAGTTCTTCAATTTGATAGGAAACCTGTCATTATGAGGCCATGGACAGCAGACCTTAGTGCGATCCGTTTGATTCGCTCAGTTTCGCTGTGGATTCGTCTTCATGACCTGGGTTTGCAATATTGGGGGAGTAAATGTATTAGTGCTTTGGTTAGTACGATTGGTAAACCTCTTTTAGTTGATAAATTTACTAAGGATCGGTCTCGGGTTCAGTTTGCGAGGGTGTTGGTAGAGATGGAAATTACATATAATCCTCCCCATAGTTTTCAATTCATCAATGAACATGGTCAGGTGGTTGAGCAAGGAATAGAGTATGAGTGGCTTCCTACAAAGTGTAAGAGTTGCTCGGGTTTTGGGCATACAATGGCTGATTGTCGAAAAGAACATAAG ATAGAAGCCTTAGATAAAGGTAAGGGTGATCCTTCTCTTTCGGTGGAGACTAATCCGGGGCTGAAGCAACACAGGGATGTGAAGTGGTTAACTCCAAAGCGAGTTAGCTCTCAGAGACAGGGCCAAGGTGCTGGGAGTTCTTCTATGGCTGTGGCGGTTCATCATCAGAAAAACCA GGGGCTGAATAAGGTGAATAAACAGGGTTATGTTCAAGAAGTTTTTAAGAAGAATAATATTGGTATTAGTGGTCTTTTGGAGACTAAATTACGTGGGAAAATACTTGGTGAATTTATGGAGCATAAATTCCCTAACTGGGAGTTTTATTCTAGTCTAGTAACTGAGGGTAGATTGTTAATTCTTTGGCGGAAAGGGATAGCGCGTTTGAGTATTTTGGAAGACACTCCTCAGTTGGTTCATTGTCAAGTTAATTGGGTTGGTCATCAGGAggttttctttgtttcttttgtgtATGGATTCAATTCAGTGGAAAATAGAAGGAGTCTTTGGCAGGATTTAACTCGTATTTCGGGTTCAGTCAAAGCGTGGTTGGTTCTTGGGGACTTTAACGCTCCCTTTTCAGGAGGTGATAGGTCAGGAGGCAGTGTTATCTCTAGTTCCGAGCTGGCTGATTCTATTGATTGGAAGAATAATGCTAAAACTGAGGCCATCAAGAGCATAGGCTCTTTTTTCACGTGGACAAACAACCAGGCAGGCTTAGCTAGAATTTATTCTAAAATTGATCATGCCTTTATTAATGAGGAATGGCTGGATAAGTTTCCTCAATGCATGGCTGTGTTTCAATGGGAGGTGGTGTCTGATCATTGTTCTTGCTTAATTTCGAATTTCCCCTTGAAATTGATGGGAACAAAGTTGTTCAGATTTTTCAATTTCTGGGTTAATCACCCTGATTTCAATCACCTGGTTATGGAAAGTTGGAGAGTTCCTGTTCTTGCTACTGGTTTAAAGGCTATTTTTATAAGGTTAATTCGGCTGAAACACCAACTTAAGAAGCTCAATAGGGACAGATTTGGAGATATTGGCGCCTGTTACCAATCAGCTCTTGAG AGGAAAGCAGATAATTCCATTGTGTCTGTTATTAATGAACAAGGCTTGCTGGTAGATAATGGCAAGGAGGTGGTAGACCATTTTGTTAAGCATTTCCAAAATCACCTTGGTAGTTCAAGCTCAGCTACAGGGATTGTTAATCAACACAGTATAGCTACTGGTTCTAAACTTTCAGTGGATCAGCAACTTTACCTCCTTAATCCCTTTACTGTTAAGGAAATTAGAGCTGCTTTGTTTAATATCCCTAGTACTAAATCTCCTGGTCCGGATGGGTATGGCTCTGGCTTCTTTAAGCCTATGTGGAAGGATATTGGCCAAGATATTTGCTCAGCAATTCAACATGGTTTTTCTTCTGGTCAGTTCCCAAAAGATCTTCATGAAACAACTTTATCCTTGATCCCTAAAGTGGTTAATCCAGCTAGAGCCTCTGATTATATACCTATCGCGTGTTGTTCGACCTTGTATAAGGTCATGGCTAAGTTGCTTTGTTCTCGGCTAGCAGTAGTGCTTCCCTCTCTCATTCAATCTAACCAAGGTGTGTTTGTTCGTGGTAGATGTATTGCGCATAATATCATGATTCTTCAGGACTTGATTAAGAATTATGGTAGAGCTCTCACCTCTCCTCGTTGTGCGATCAAAATTGATCTTAGCAAGGCTTATGACACGGTGGATTGGTAG